In the Salinirubrum litoreum genome, one interval contains:
- a CDS encoding substrate-binding protein, with amino-acid sequence MARDSSSLSRRDAVKAAGTLGTLGIAGLAGCTGGGGGGGGGGGGDGEDYPSLGNYPIEGDTAMFGFNVPTSGPYSSEGEDELRAYEMAVKHLNNGGGWVDSQFDDLSGDGVLDYEIDYVTGDTATDADTARQSASRMIQRDDVVMFSGGSSSATAIAMQGLAQEENVLFMCCLTHSNDTTGKDCVRYSFREMFNAYMTGQALAPVVTDEYGDDLDFYQLYADYSWGQTQQASMKQFFEEAGWSEVDSVPTPLGTSDYSSYLSEAADSGADALFLNHYGLDGANSLSQAIEAGIDQDMEIVLPLYNRPMAEAAGGAIEGIFGTIAWDSQIDNTPSNEFTEAFSSEYDGRVPSGPAQLAYAQTLQYAAAVERAGTFYPPEVIRQLEDFEYDNIGMGAETMRGCDHQAQRDIPVVRGLPGSEQGEGQYFEIVNITSRDDVGYGCDSGPAAECELGEYGDE; translated from the coding sequence ATGGCACGGGATAGCAGTTCCCTCAGTCGAAGAGACGCGGTGAAAGCCGCAGGCACGCTGGGTACCCTCGGCATCGCTGGACTGGCTGGCTGTACCGGCGGTGGCGGCGGAGGCGGTGGCGGTGGTGGCGGCGACGGCGAGGACTATCCGTCGCTCGGCAACTACCCCATCGAGGGCGACACGGCGATGTTCGGCTTCAACGTTCCGACCTCCGGCCCCTACTCCTCGGAGGGTGAAGACGAACTCCGCGCCTACGAGATGGCCGTCAAGCACCTGAACAACGGCGGGGGCTGGGTCGACTCGCAGTTCGACGACCTCTCCGGCGACGGCGTACTGGACTACGAGATCGACTACGTGACCGGCGACACGGCGACCGACGCCGACACCGCCCGGCAGTCCGCCTCCCGGATGATCCAGCGCGACGACGTGGTGATGTTCTCCGGTGGCTCCTCCTCGGCGACGGCGATCGCCATGCAGGGGCTGGCACAGGAGGAGAACGTCCTGTTCATGTGCTGTCTGACCCACTCGAACGACACCACCGGGAAAGACTGTGTCCGGTACAGCTTCCGGGAGATGTTCAACGCCTACATGACCGGACAGGCGCTGGCCCCGGTCGTCACCGACGAGTACGGCGACGACCTCGACTTCTACCAACTGTACGCCGACTACTCGTGGGGACAGACCCAGCAGGCGTCGATGAAGCAGTTCTTCGAGGAGGCGGGCTGGTCCGAGGTCGACTCGGTGCCGACGCCGCTCGGAACCTCGGACTACTCGTCGTACCTCTCGGAGGCGGCCGACTCCGGCGCGGACGCGCTGTTCTTGAACCACTACGGGCTGGACGGCGCGAACTCGCTCAGTCAGGCGATCGAAGCCGGCATCGACCAGGACATGGAGATCGTCCTGCCGCTGTACAACCGCCCGATGGCCGAGGCCGCCGGCGGGGCGATCGAGGGCATCTTCGGCACCATCGCGTGGGACTCCCAGATCGACAACACGCCGTCGAACGAGTTCACCGAGGCGTTCTCGAGCGAGTACGACGGTCGGGTCCCGTCCGGCCCGGCACAACTCGCGTACGCCCAGACGCTCCAGTACGCCGCCGCCGTCGAACGCGCGGGGACGTTCTACCCGCCGGAGGTCATCCGGCAACTCGAAGACTTCGAGTACGACAACATCGGCATGGGCGCAGAGACGATGCGCGGCTGTGACCACCAGGCACAGCGCGACATCCCGGTCGTCCGTGGCCTCCCCGGCTCAGAGCAGGGCGAGGGGCAGTACTTCGAGATCGTGAACATCACCTCCAGAGACGACGTCGGCTACGGCTGTGACAGCGGTCCCGCCGCCGAGTGTGAACTCGGCGAGTACGGCGACGAGTAG
- a CDS encoding ABC transporter ATP-binding protein produces MSLLEIDSLVKEFGGLVATDDVSVSIEEDERVSLIGPNGAGKSTLINLITRRLDPTSGDIRFKGESILGLDAHEVVQNGISKSFQTASIFPEMTVEENAQIAAFAAEHGSFRLNFLRRRGAYPEVEARTRDTLDAVGLLGQADTEAQALPYGDKRRLEIGIALASEPDMLLMDEPTAGMSPEETQATVDLIEEVKRELGLTFLLVEHDMEIVFSISDRIIVLNRGQVIAEGTPDEIRGHPDVQEAYLGGVEL; encoded by the coding sequence GTGAGTCTCCTCGAGATCGACTCGCTGGTGAAGGAGTTCGGTGGCCTCGTGGCGACCGACGACGTGAGCGTCTCCATCGAGGAGGACGAGCGCGTCTCGCTGATCGGCCCGAACGGGGCGGGGAAGTCGACGCTCATCAACCTCATCACGCGCCGACTGGACCCGACCAGCGGCGACATCCGGTTCAAGGGCGAGTCCATCCTCGGACTCGACGCCCACGAGGTCGTCCAGAACGGCATCTCGAAGTCGTTCCAGACGGCCTCCATCTTCCCGGAGATGACCGTCGAGGAGAACGCACAGATCGCCGCGTTCGCGGCCGAACACGGCTCGTTCCGGCTGAACTTCCTCCGGCGGCGAGGGGCGTACCCCGAAGTCGAAGCGCGCACCCGCGACACGCTGGACGCGGTCGGTCTACTCGGACAGGCCGACACCGAGGCGCAGGCGTTGCCCTACGGCGACAAGCGTCGCCTGGAGATCGGCATCGCGCTGGCCTCCGAACCGGACATGCTGTTGATGGACGAACCGACCGCCGGGATGTCCCCGGAGGAGACACAGGCGACGGTCGACCTCATCGAGGAAGTGAAACGGGAACTCGGGCTGACGTTCCTCCTGGTCGAACACGACATGGAGATCGTCTTCAGTATCTCGGATCGAATCATCGTGTTGAATCGCGGTCAGGTGATCGCGGAGGGGACACCCGACGAGATCCGCGGGCACCCCGACGTGCAGGAGGCGTATCTCGGAGGTGTCGAACTGTGA
- a CDS encoding thioredoxin family protein — protein sequence MAQAPDTDALVDHLIETGVVVEHDDGTLETTPDYEETRSVYHDTYAGSSEAQFRETLVDVFDLDPATADEEIDEQGVTRDELIAFLSLRSFLDDPPDTLRLAMLARLAATIGPASAVPPTLREIDDEDYESFLAEHPDAVVTVWKTGCAPCDAMKNDLDEILAAVPDAVAVAGVDGGVVSAFRREFEVNAAPAVLCFRDGELVESETGRRTAAQLDEQFTEIYG from the coding sequence GTGGCGCAGGCACCCGACACCGACGCGCTGGTGGATCACCTGATCGAGACCGGCGTCGTCGTCGAACACGACGACGGGACGCTGGAGACCACGCCCGACTACGAGGAGACGCGTAGCGTGTACCACGACACCTACGCCGGTAGCTCGGAGGCGCAGTTCCGCGAGACGCTCGTGGACGTGTTCGACCTCGATCCGGCGACGGCAGACGAGGAGATCGACGAGCAAGGCGTCACGCGCGACGAACTGATCGCGTTCCTCTCGCTCCGGTCGTTCCTCGACGACCCGCCGGACACGCTCCGACTGGCGATGCTCGCGCGACTCGCGGCGACCATCGGGCCGGCGAGTGCGGTGCCGCCGACGCTCCGTGAGATCGACGACGAGGACTACGAGTCGTTTCTCGCCGAGCACCCGGACGCCGTGGTGACGGTCTGGAAGACGGGCTGTGCGCCCTGTGACGCGATGAAGAACGATCTCGACGAGATCCTGGCGGCGGTGCCGGACGCCGTCGCGGTCGCCGGCGTGGACGGCGGCGTCGTGTCTGCGTTCCGGCGAGAGTTCGAGGTGAACGCCGCGCCGGCGGTGCTCTGCTTTCGTGACGGGGAACTCGTGGAGTCGGAGACCGGTCGACGGACCGCCGCGCAACTCGACGAACAGTTCACGGAGATCTACGGCTGA
- a CDS encoding GNAT family N-acetyltransferase yields MQVRSATVDDIDAIRRVATASLTASYGHVLGDETIGEAVERWYATESLADDLDDDDTLVLVAARDGDVVGFTQGYVTDRRERVGEIDWLHVDPDDREGGVGTTLLREIETELVERDVDRIEGCVLEANEAGGEFYADHGFDATGTRSVKIAGESFTEAIYSKFTDGDVEHVVMETRTADDGTLVYVAFDEPARASLAPFYQTYLDADRTERYGWFCGNCDSLHTAMDTMGRVACNECENKRKPTRWDAAYL; encoded by the coding sequence ATGCAGGTTCGTTCCGCGACAGTCGACGACATCGACGCGATCCGCCGTGTCGCCACCGCCTCGTTGACCGCCTCCTACGGACACGTGCTCGGCGACGAGACGATCGGGGAGGCCGTCGAACGGTGGTACGCGACGGAGTCGCTGGCCGACGACCTGGACGACGACGACACGCTGGTACTCGTCGCAGCACGTGACGGGGACGTCGTCGGGTTCACGCAGGGCTACGTCACCGACCGCCGGGAGCGTGTCGGCGAGATCGACTGGCTCCACGTCGACCCCGACGACCGGGAGGGCGGTGTCGGCACCACGCTCCTGCGAGAGATCGAGACCGAACTCGTCGAACGCGACGTGGATCGGATCGAAGGCTGTGTGCTCGAAGCGAACGAGGCCGGCGGGGAGTTCTACGCCGACCACGGCTTCGACGCGACCGGCACCCGGTCGGTCAAGATCGCCGGCGAGTCGTTCACCGAGGCGATCTACTCGAAGTTCACCGACGGGGACGTCGAACACGTCGTGATGGAGACCCGGACGGCCGACGACGGGACGCTCGTCTACGTCGCCTTCGACGAACCGGCGCGTGCATCGCTCGCGCCCTTCTACCAGACGTACCTCGACGCCGACCGGACCGAACGCTACGGCTGGTTCTGTGGCAACTGCGACTCGCTGCACACCGCGATGGACACGATGGGACGCGTCGCGTGCAACGAGTGTGAGAACAAGCGCAAGCCGACGCGGTGGGACGCGGCGTACCTCTGA
- a CDS encoding universal stress protein, with the protein MYHVVLGVDEDEERALACAEQVADLPGDPGEVSVTIIHSFTDNPSGASATQIHSVRKVGEFFDDHGIDYEVTESSGDPATAIIELADEEDADLIVVAGRKRSPAGKALFGSVTQDVILRAGRPVMVAGTAKKA; encoded by the coding sequence ATGTACCACGTCGTACTCGGTGTCGACGAAGACGAGGAGCGGGCGCTCGCGTGTGCCGAACAGGTCGCCGACCTGCCGGGCGATCCGGGAGAGGTGTCGGTCACGATCATCCACAGTTTCACGGACAACCCCAGCGGCGCGTCCGCGACCCAGATCCACTCGGTGCGGAAGGTCGGCGAGTTCTTCGACGACCACGGCATCGACTACGAGGTGACCGAGTCCAGTGGCGACCCCGCGACCGCGATCATCGAACTCGCAGACGAGGAAGACGCGGACCTGATCGTCGTCGCCGGGCGGAAGCGGTCCCCCGCCGGGAAGGCGCTGTTCGGTTCCGTCACACAGGACGTGATCCTGCGGGCCGGTCGCCCGGTGATGGTCGCCGGCACGGCGAAGAAAGCGTAA
- a CDS encoding ABC transporter ATP-binding protein yields the protein MRNVDAYYGQSHILRDLSLSVEEGEICALLGRNGAGKTTTLRTISGATPPEVRGGSISFDGSDITSMPAEDVSVRGISLVPEERRIFPNLTVAENLHLAEVVNNKSNTWRRNVQFKHSGASTEQIYDDFPRLEERKGQKAGTLSGGEQQMLAIARALKQNTDLLLLDEPYEGLAPKIIENVESAVQRIREAGTTILLVEQNAAAAIKIADSAYVIDQGQIVFDGTAEELRADDETRERYLGV from the coding sequence ATGCGGAACGTCGACGCCTACTACGGCCAGAGTCACATCCTGCGCGACCTCTCGCTGTCGGTCGAGGAGGGCGAGATCTGTGCGCTGCTCGGTCGGAACGGTGCTGGGAAGACGACCACCCTCCGGACCATCTCGGGCGCGACACCGCCGGAGGTTCGCGGCGGGTCCATCTCCTTCGACGGGAGCGACATCACGTCGATGCCGGCGGAGGACGTGTCGGTTCGCGGCATCTCGCTGGTGCCCGAGGAGCGGCGCATCTTCCCGAACCTGACCGTCGCGGAGAACCTGCATCTCGCGGAGGTCGTCAACAACAAGTCGAACACGTGGCGGCGGAACGTCCAGTTCAAACACAGCGGCGCGAGCACCGAGCAGATCTACGACGACTTCCCGCGCCTCGAAGAGCGGAAGGGCCAGAAGGCCGGGACGCTGTCGGGGGGCGAACAGCAGATGCTCGCCATCGCCCGCGCGCTGAAACAGAACACAGACCTGCTGCTGCTGGACGAACCCTACGAGGGGCTGGCACCGAAGATCATCGAGAACGTCGAGTCGGCGGTCCAGCGCATCCGGGAGGCCGGCACGACGATCCTGCTCGTGGAACAGAACGCGGCCGCGGCGATCAAGATCGCCGACAGCGCCTACGTGATCGACCAGGGGCAGATCGTCTTCGACGGCACTGCCGAGGAACTCCGGGCCGACGACGAGACCCGCGAGCGCTATCTGGGGGTCTGA
- a CDS encoding phosphoadenosine phosphosulfate reductase family protein: MTAFPDYLDVDYTDGEGETPDDYPSIEHKIEKALEVVERGLREYENPAVMWTGGKDSTLTLYFVKEVVEQYDDLELPTTVFIDHFQHFDELMDFVRHWADEWDLEVVWARNSDVGDYVDENGLEPGDDIPVDALSEHNQHHIRNILEYEEETFPFLLDTYVGNHLLKTVALNDTLESENIDGIISGIRWDEQEARADETFFSPRHDPDIYPPHDRVQPILQFKEADVWDAFWYFVVPETVEGYPDEGYVPQGFDDLPNGLTHEDIPVSPKYFAGFRSLGSEISTDKSAEEPAWLQDMENTTERAGRAQDKEDLMERLRDLGYM; this comes from the coding sequence ATGACGGCGTTCCCCGACTACCTCGACGTGGACTACACCGACGGCGAGGGCGAGACACCCGACGACTACCCGAGCATCGAGCACAAGATCGAGAAGGCGCTGGAGGTCGTCGAACGCGGCCTGCGCGAGTACGAGAACCCCGCAGTGATGTGGACCGGCGGGAAGGACTCGACGCTGACGCTGTACTTCGTCAAGGAGGTCGTCGAGCAGTACGACGACCTGGAACTCCCGACCACGGTCTTCATCGACCACTTCCAGCACTTCGACGAACTGATGGACTTCGTGCGCCACTGGGCCGACGAGTGGGACCTCGAAGTCGTCTGGGCGCGCAACTCCGACGTCGGCGACTACGTCGACGAGAACGGTCTCGAACCGGGCGACGACATCCCGGTCGACGCGCTGTCCGAGCACAACCAGCACCACATCCGGAACATCCTCGAGTACGAAGAGGAGACGTTCCCGTTCCTGCTGGACACCTACGTCGGCAACCACCTCCTGAAGACGGTCGCGCTGAACGACACGCTGGAGTCCGAGAACATCGACGGGATCATCTCGGGCATCCGCTGGGACGAACAGGAGGCCCGTGCCGACGAGACGTTCTTCTCGCCGCGTCACGACCCGGACATCTACCCGCCACACGACCGCGTGCAGCCGATCCTCCAGTTCAAGGAGGCCGACGTGTGGGACGCCTTCTGGTACTTCGTCGTCCCCGAGACGGTCGAGGGCTACCCCGACGAGGGCTACGTCCCGCAGGGCTTCGACGACCTGCCGAACGGTCTGACTCACGAGGACATCCCGGTGTCGCCGAAGTACTTCGCCGGCTTCCGCTCGCTCGGGTCGGAGATCTCGACCGACAAGAGCGCCGAGGAACCGGCGTGGCTACAGGACATGGAGAACACGACCGAGCGTGCCGGCCGCGCCCAAGACAAAGAGGACCTGATGGAGCGCCTGCGCGATCTCGGCTACATGTAG
- a CDS encoding DUF7520 family protein: protein MSRRNWDGPRFVLLLYVLLVGVAGTAGFLTATFVDGLERPAYLFLVEFPATQLGFAAYGALTIATVLGIPLLLVVIVSQNIDDEARVE, encoded by the coding sequence GTGAGCAGACGCAACTGGGACGGGCCACGCTTCGTGCTCCTGCTGTACGTCCTCCTCGTCGGCGTCGCCGGCACCGCCGGCTTCCTGACCGCGACGTTCGTGGACGGCCTCGAACGCCCCGCGTACCTCTTTCTGGTCGAGTTCCCCGCGACGCAACTCGGCTTCGCCGCCTACGGTGCACTGACCATCGCCACCGTCCTCGGCATCCCCCTGCTACTGGTCGTCATCGTCTCCCAGAACATCGACGACGAGGCGCGCGTGGAGTGA
- the gatB gene encoding Asp-tRNA(Asn)/Glu-tRNA(Gln) amidotransferase subunit GatB yields MTAQALEQRDYAVVIGLEVHVQLETATKIFCGCSTEPEEDEEPNTRTCPVCLGLPGALPVLNEGAVEAAVKIGKALDADVAEDTRFHRKNYYYPDLPKNFQITQYDAPICADGTLEVSVEGERREITIRRAHLEEDPGSLQHKGGSIDSAEYTLVNYNRAGTPLMEIVTNPDFRSPKETRRFLSKLEEVLEYLGVFDASRDGSLRIDANISLVPEDDVDDDGTIPESALEAANRTEVKNISSHKGAEQALAYEVTRQKNALQRGRAVEQETRHWDEGRGVTVSMRSKEEEKDYRYFREADLPPLQVAHWKAEISIPELPDARRERFREEYGLDAESASKLTSRKAVADFYEDVASQFDPDLAATWVADNLLGELNYRDMTVDDVTGRLDEFTRLIELVAEGEITTKNAEETVLRQMLDEGDDPETIIDREGLGKADDDEVSQAVEAAIEENPDAVEDYHAGEGGALNFLVGQVMQKTGGSADPGAVNGLLRDRLDG; encoded by the coding sequence ATGACCGCGCAGGCGCTCGAACAGCGCGACTACGCCGTCGTCATCGGACTGGAGGTCCACGTCCAGTTGGAGACGGCGACGAAGATCTTCTGTGGCTGTTCGACCGAACCCGAAGAAGACGAGGAACCGAACACCCGGACGTGCCCGGTCTGTCTCGGGCTGCCGGGCGCACTCCCGGTACTGAACGAAGGGGCAGTCGAGGCGGCCGTCAAGATCGGCAAGGCACTCGACGCCGACGTCGCCGAGGACACCCGGTTCCACCGGAAGAACTACTACTACCCCGACCTCCCGAAGAACTTCCAGATCACGCAGTACGACGCCCCGATCTGTGCCGACGGAACGCTTGAAGTGTCGGTGGAGGGCGAGCGCCGCGAGATCACGATCCGGCGTGCCCACCTCGAAGAAGACCCCGGCAGTCTCCAGCACAAGGGCGGGTCCATCGACTCTGCCGAGTACACGCTGGTCAACTACAACCGCGCCGGCACGCCGCTGATGGAGATCGTCACGAACCCGGACTTCCGCAGTCCGAAGGAGACCCGCAGGTTCCTCTCGAAACTGGAGGAGGTACTGGAGTATCTCGGCGTCTTCGACGCCTCACGCGACGGGAGTCTCAGGATCGACGCGAACATCTCGCTGGTGCCCGAGGACGACGTGGACGACGACGGCACGATCCCGGAGTCGGCTCTGGAGGCGGCGAACCGCACCGAGGTCAAGAACATCTCCAGTCACAAGGGCGCAGAGCAGGCGCTGGCCTACGAGGTCACCCGCCAGAAGAACGCGCTCCAGCGCGGCCGGGCGGTCGAACAGGAGACCCGCCACTGGGACGAGGGTCGCGGCGTCACGGTCTCGATGCGCTCGAAGGAAGAAGAGAAGGACTACCGCTACTTCCGCGAGGCCGACCTCCCGCCGCTCCAGGTCGCCCACTGGAAGGCGGAGATCTCGATTCCGGAACTGCCGGACGCTCGCCGCGAGCGCTTCCGCGAGGAGTACGGTCTCGACGCGGAGTCGGCGTCGAAGCTCACGAGTCGGAAGGCGGTCGCGGACTTCTACGAGGACGTGGCCAGCCAGTTCGACCCGGACCTGGCGGCGACGTGGGTCGCGGACAACCTGCTCGGCGAACTGAACTACCGCGACATGACCGTCGACGACGTGACCGGCCGACTGGACGAGTTCACGCGCCTGATCGAACTCGTCGCCGAGGGCGAGATCACGACGAAGAACGCCGAGGAGACGGTCCTCCGGCAGATGCTCGACGAGGGCGACGACCCCGAGACGATCATCGACCGCGAGGGACTCGGCAAGGCCGACGACGACGAGGTGTCACAGGCGGTCGAAGCAGCCATCGAGGAGAACCCCGACGCCGTCGAAGACTACCACGCCGGCGAGGGTGGCGCGCTGAACTTCCTCGTCGGGCAGGTGATGCAGAAGACCGGCGGCAGCGCCGACCCCGGCGCGGTGAACGGGCTGTTGCGGGATCGGCTCGACGGGTGA
- a CDS encoding branched-chain amino acid ABC transporter permease, whose translation MSDEVGSPTDETTGAGVSLVERYEAFTDGIGEEVVVIVVATLAVAVFPWLFAEAPVVSDVLDGYRGLATLMLIWAIFAIGFDLLLGYTGLLSFGHAAFWGGAAYAAGIFSAEVTGEPLLVVLAGTTFAVLFAWVLGFLSLRRGGIYFSILTLAFAQMLFYMASSPLAFLTNGENGFTSVEITPLLGVLDLGTEAPFHMLLGEWLYVFVAVFTVGAIWFAYRILNSPYGTVFRAIRENEQRAEFVGLNVWRYKLMSFVLSGAFAGVAGSLFTIHGNYVPLESLYWTESGEIVIMTVLGGVGSLFGPIFGAGVYLYVENIVSGMEALTIPFTEIVLISNFGVYWHILLGLVFVVVVVGFPRGIWGMIEDLTGFVVLAVTDREAAKARVRTKLSGARDRTVETFSRGGKR comes from the coding sequence ATGAGCGACGAAGTCGGGAGTCCGACCGACGAGACGACCGGTGCCGGCGTCTCGCTCGTCGAACGATACGAGGCCTTCACCGACGGCATCGGCGAGGAGGTCGTCGTGATCGTCGTCGCCACGCTCGCGGTCGCGGTGTTCCCGTGGCTGTTCGCGGAGGCGCCGGTCGTCTCCGACGTGCTGGACGGCTACCGGGGACTGGCGACGCTGATGCTCATCTGGGCCATCTTCGCCATCGGGTTCGACCTCCTGCTCGGCTACACCGGCCTGCTCTCCTTCGGTCACGCCGCCTTCTGGGGCGGTGCGGCCTACGCGGCCGGGATCTTCAGCGCCGAGGTCACGGGCGAACCGCTGTTGGTCGTCCTCGCGGGGACCACCTTCGCGGTGCTGTTCGCGTGGGTCCTCGGCTTCCTCTCCCTGCGGCGGGGTGGGATCTACTTCTCCATCCTGACGCTGGCGTTCGCACAGATGCTGTTCTACATGGCCTCCTCGCCGCTGGCGTTCCTCACGAACGGGGAGAACGGCTTCACGAGCGTCGAGATCACGCCCCTGCTCGGTGTGCTGGACCTCGGGACCGAAGCGCCGTTCCACATGTTACTCGGAGAGTGGCTCTACGTCTTCGTCGCGGTGTTCACCGTGGGAGCCATCTGGTTCGCCTACCGCATCCTCAACTCGCCGTACGGCACGGTGTTCAGAGCGATCCGTGAGAACGAACAGCGCGCCGAGTTCGTCGGCCTGAACGTCTGGCGCTACAAGCTGATGTCGTTCGTCCTCTCGGGTGCTTTCGCGGGTGTCGCCGGGAGCCTCTTCACGATCCACGGCAACTACGTCCCGCTCGAATCGCTCTACTGGACCGAGTCCGGCGAGATCGTCATCATGACCGTGCTCGGCGGGGTGGGGTCGCTGTTCGGGCCGATCTTCGGCGCGGGCGTCTACCTCTACGTCGAGAACATCGTCAGCGGGATGGAGGCGCTGACGATCCCCTTCACCGAGATCGTGCTCATCTCGAACTTCGGCGTCTACTGGCACATCCTGCTGGGACTGGTGTTCGTCGTCGTCGTCGTCGGCTTCCCCCGCGGTATCTGGGGGATGATCGAGGACCTGACCGGGTTCGTCGTCCTCGCGGTGACCGACCGCGAGGCCGCGAAAGCACGCGTCCGGACGAAGCTGTCCGGGGCGCGTGACCGCACGGTCGAGACGTTCAGTCGAGGTGGGAAGCGGTGA
- a CDS encoding branched-chain amino acid ABC transporter permease, with the protein MTLAADIAGILLNGLQTGAIYILVAIGLSIILGTLRFVNFAHGALYLIGAYAGLLITLEIDLSNGLLREWGFQTIGLGWGFLPALILVPLFVFVVGLGMERFVARPFYDRPDTDQILVTFGLAIIVQELFRVLFGGQSIDFARPAWASGPVMLPVVGNFPVWRLYVIGITAVLVALVWLLVEYTDFGLIVRAGTQDPEMVELLGIKLTRPYIVMFGIGAALAGVAGVVGAPLENVNPNIGTGVLVPAFLVVVIGGVGSIRGAVVGGILIGMVFSILVGAPLPQVTVAGTEIVWSSWAQVGIYALAAVVLLTRPEGLFGEEVTG; encoded by the coding sequence GTGACGCTCGCGGCCGACATCGCCGGCATCCTCCTGAACGGACTCCAGACGGGTGCGATCTACATTCTCGTCGCTATCGGGCTGTCGATCATCCTCGGGACGCTCCGGTTCGTCAACTTCGCCCACGGCGCGCTGTACCTCATCGGCGCGTACGCGGGCCTGTTGATCACGCTGGAGATCGATCTCTCGAACGGACTCCTCAGGGAGTGGGGCTTCCAGACCATCGGGCTGGGCTGGGGCTTCCTCCCGGCGCTGATCCTCGTTCCCCTGTTCGTCTTCGTCGTCGGCCTCGGCATGGAGCGGTTCGTCGCCAGACCGTTCTACGACCGGCCCGACACCGACCAGATTCTCGTCACCTTCGGGCTGGCGATCATCGTCCAGGAACTGTTCCGCGTCCTCTTCGGCGGGCAGAGTATCGACTTCGCGCGTCCGGCGTGGGCGTCGGGGCCGGTCATGCTCCCCGTCGTCGGCAACTTCCCGGTCTGGCGGCTCTACGTCATCGGGATCACGGCGGTACTCGTCGCACTGGTCTGGTTGCTGGTCGAGTACACCGACTTCGGTCTGATCGTCCGGGCCGGGACGCAGGACCCCGAGATGGTCGAACTGCTCGGGATCAAACTGACCCGGCCGTACATCGTCATGTTCGGGATCGGCGCGGCGCTGGCCGGCGTGGCCGGCGTCGTCGGCGCACCCTTGGAGAACGTCAACCCCAACATCGGGACCGGCGTGCTGGTCCCGGCGTTCCTCGTCGTCGTCATCGGGGGGGTCGGCTCGATCCGGGGGGCGGTCGTCGGCGGCATCCTGATCGGGATGGTGTTCTCGATACTCGTCGGCGCACCACTCCCGCAGGTGACGGTCGCCGGCACCGAGATCGTCTGGTCGTCGTGGGCGCAGGTCGGCATCTACGCGCTCGCGGCGGTCGTCCTGCTCACGCGTCCGGAGGGCCTGTTCGGTGAGGAGGTGACGGGATGA